In Desulfopila inferna, a single window of DNA contains:
- a CDS encoding DUF4956 domain-containing protein has protein sequence MESGLLDFIGGFGNKEITDIGLWPLSGLLLISLISAFIVSYLYVHFFKQRSTGSQIHRAFPLLGISITAIFICIQFSLPLSLGLLGALSIVRFRTPIKEPEEIGFLMLLVATSISCATFNLAFLAIILLTATLGLFLARFGGVLVDSYLSSGMITCTLPGDSSASLDGIMETIISRVAGARIDSISESGEYAVVSTSFHKLPGAELVQLKSALAALDKRVKIDVFYHNQTS, from the coding sequence ATGGAAAGTGGATTATTGGATTTTATTGGCGGATTCGGCAATAAGGAAATTACCGACATAGGGTTATGGCCTCTCTCGGGTCTGCTGCTCATTTCACTGATCAGCGCCTTCATCGTCTCCTATCTCTATGTTCATTTCTTCAAACAGCGCTCCACCGGAAGTCAGATCCACCGTGCCTTTCCTCTTCTGGGCATATCCATTACTGCTATTTTTATCTGCATTCAGTTTTCCCTGCCGTTGTCGCTTGGCCTTTTGGGAGCTCTCTCCATCGTCCGTTTCAGGACTCCGATAAAAGAACCTGAAGAAATCGGCTTTCTCATGTTGCTCGTTGCCACCTCCATCAGCTGTGCCACCTTCAATCTGGCATTTTTGGCCATTATCCTGTTGACCGCCACCCTGGGGCTTTTTCTGGCCAGATTTGGCGGGGTCCTGGTGGATAGTTATTTGAGCAGCGGTATGATCACCTGTACACTGCCCGGCGATTCCTCAGCATCTCTTGACGGTATCATGGAAACAATTATCTCCCGTGTTGCCGGAGCGCGCATCGATTCAATCAGTGAATCAGGAGAGTATGCCGTGGTCAGTACAAGTTTCCATAAGCTTCCCGGTGCCGAACTTGTCCAGCTCAAATCTGCCCTGGCAGCCCTTGACAAGCGAGTCAAGATCGATGTCTTTTACCACAACCAAACATCTTAA
- a CDS encoding isovaleryl-CoA dehydrogenase, with product MKTYPQLNFDLGETANLLRESVQGFVGTEIAPLADDIDRNDEFPLELWRKMGAMGLLGITVDDKYGGAEMGYLEHTIAMEEISRGSGSVGLAYGAHSNLCVNQIKLNGSEAQKERYLPKLISGEYIGALAMSEAGSGSDVVSMRLSADREGDSYILNGTKMWITNGPHADVLVVYGKTSPKMVHKGITAFLVEKGMKGFSTSPKLDKLGMRGSPTCELVFENCVVPAENVLGRVDRGVEVLMSGLDYERLVLSGGPLGIMASCMDVVLPYIHERRQFGRAIGEFELMQGKLADMYSTWNACRSYVYTVAKAADAGYKIRKDAASVILFAAEKATWMALEAIQCLGGNGYINEFPTGRFLRDAKLYEIGAGTSEIRRMLIGRELFRDTAE from the coding sequence ATGAAGACTTACCCTCAATTGAATTTTGATCTGGGAGAAACAGCAAACCTGCTGCGTGAATCAGTGCAGGGCTTTGTCGGGACGGAAATCGCTCCACTGGCGGACGATATTGACAGAAACGATGAATTCCCACTTGAGCTGTGGCGCAAGATGGGCGCCATGGGACTTCTGGGCATCACCGTGGACGACAAATACGGCGGTGCGGAAATGGGCTATCTTGAGCATACCATCGCCATGGAAGAGATCAGCCGCGGCTCCGGTTCGGTCGGCCTGGCCTACGGCGCGCATTCCAATCTCTGCGTCAACCAGATCAAGCTCAACGGCAGCGAAGCCCAGAAAGAGCGCTACCTGCCGAAACTTATCAGCGGGGAATACATCGGGGCCCTGGCCATGAGCGAGGCAGGCTCGGGCTCCGATGTGGTCAGCATGCGCCTCTCCGCCGACAGGGAGGGAGATTCCTATATCCTCAATGGAACCAAGATGTGGATTACCAACGGCCCCCATGCCGATGTCCTGGTGGTCTACGGCAAGACCTCGCCCAAAATGGTACACAAAGGCATCACCGCCTTTCTGGTGGAGAAGGGAATGAAGGGTTTTTCCACCTCACCCAAACTGGACAAACTGGGCATGCGGGGCTCTCCAACCTGCGAGCTTGTCTTTGAAAACTGCGTGGTCCCCGCGGAGAATGTCCTGGGGCGGGTGGACAGAGGTGTCGAGGTCCTGATGAGCGGACTTGATTATGAACGCCTGGTTTTGTCAGGCGGGCCGCTGGGAATCATGGCCTCCTGCATGGATGTAGTACTCCCCTATATCCATGAGCGCAGGCAGTTCGGCCGGGCGATTGGCGAATTCGAGCTGATGCAGGGCAAGCTCGCCGATATGTATTCCACCTGGAATGCCTGCAGATCCTACGTCTATACGGTGGCCAAGGCAGCCGACGCCGGCTATAAAATCCGTAAGGATGCCGCCTCCGTAATCCTCTTTGCCGCCGAAAAGGCAACCTGGATGGCACTCGAGGCCATCCAGTGCCTCGGCGGCAACGGCTATATCAACGAATTCCCCACCGGCAGATTCCTCCGGGATGCCAAGCTCTATGAGATCGGGGCCGGCACCTCCGAGATACGCAGAATGCTGATTGGCCGTGAACTGTTTCGCGATACCGCTGAATAA
- a CDS encoding GYD domain-containing protein, protein MPLFIMLTRLTPTALKSPATLEEAEKSIKTKIRENCPEVKWVNNYAVMGPYDYVDIFKAPDVETAFKVSTIIRTFGHAQTEIWSATEWSDYKESVRNLAQG, encoded by the coding sequence ATGCCTTTATTCATCATGTTGACGCGTTTAACACCAACGGCTTTGAAATCACCGGCAACGCTCGAGGAAGCCGAAAAATCCATCAAGACAAAAATTCGAGAAAATTGCCCCGAGGTTAAGTGGGTGAACAATTATGCAGTCATGGGGCCATACGATTATGTCGATATTTTTAAGGCTCCCGATGTCGAGACGGCATTTAAGGTATCCACCATCATTCGGACATTCGGGCATGCGCAGACCGAGATATGGTCCGCCACGGAATGGAGCGACTATAAGGAATCGGTGCGTAATTTGGCGCAGGGTTAG
- a CDS encoding helix-turn-helix domain-containing protein yields the protein MPENTNSVAEKIKSLRKAQRLSLEELSRQSGISETLLREMESDKISPPLGNIINLAKVFEVPVGDFFGDSGDSPFCITRSGDRATVTRFGSTSGESNGYSYQGLGQQKRNRQMEPFLVTLNPADPRKVEPNQHIGEEFIFVLQGKVEVSILDHKDVLNPGDSMYYDSNVPHKISAHGDEPATILAVIYAKEEMIIL from the coding sequence ATGCCTGAAAATACAAACAGCGTTGCTGAAAAAATCAAAAGCTTGCGAAAGGCCCAAAGGCTGTCGTTAGAGGAGCTTTCCCGTCAGTCCGGAATTTCCGAAACATTGCTGAGGGAAATGGAAAGCGATAAAATTTCTCCGCCTTTAGGCAATATTATAAATCTGGCAAAGGTTTTTGAGGTGCCGGTGGGGGATTTTTTCGGAGACAGTGGCGACTCGCCCTTTTGCATTACCCGGAGCGGTGACAGGGCCACGGTTACCAGATTCGGTTCCACCTCCGGTGAATCAAACGGCTATAGTTATCAGGGGCTCGGTCAACAAAAAAGAAATCGACAGATGGAGCCTTTCCTTGTAACCTTGAATCCTGCAGATCCCCGAAAGGTCGAACCGAATCAGCATATCGGTGAAGAATTTATTTTTGTGCTGCAGGGAAAGGTTGAAGTCAGCATTCTTGATCATAAAGATGTGCTCAATCCGGGTGATTCAATGTATTACGATTCAAATGTGCCGCACAAAATTTCCGCACATGGAGATGAGCCGGCCACCATCCTTGCCGTGATTTACGCCAAAGAGGAGATGATAATCCTGTAA
- a CDS encoding acetoacetate--CoA ligase, whose protein sequence is MSKPLWTPSEQRIKASNMYRFMERVNRQYGMDFSDYDVLYQWSIENLEDFWAELWDFVGIKASRSYDRVIDDPQKMTGAQWFSGSRLNFAENLLRFRDEETALIFRGENRVRRSLTYRELYAAVAGTAASLKDMGIIPGDRVVGFMPNMPESIIAMLAATSLGAVWSSCSPDFGVKGVLDRFGQTSPRVLFTADGYFFKGRTIDSLAKIAGIAEQIPSLERIVVVPYISKEPDIENLPKAVHFTDFCDHETEQIDFVQLPFDHPLYIMYSSGTTGPPKCMVQSSGGVLIHQLKELVLHTDLKREDTIFYYTTCGWMMWNWLTTSLAVGATLVLFDGNPFHPEPDALWRMAQDEQITIFGTSAGYIAALKNAGVKPGRQFDLSPLKALLSTGSPLSKEDFHFIYREIKEDLQLASISGGSDLNGCFALGNPMGPVYEGELQCRGLGMKVFAYDESGNPVVGKQGELVCTAPFPSMPIYFWDDEDGSKYRSAYFEGFPNAWTHGDFIEVTPRGGLIMYGRSDATLNPGGVRIGTAEIYRIIEQIEDIEDSVVVGQKWQNDVRVLLFVKMKNGYELSDDLIKTIRDLIRSLASPRHVPAKIIAAPDIPYTLNMKKVELAVQKMIHGREVKNKDALKNPEALDFFGKVKELES, encoded by the coding sequence ATGTCGAAACCATTATGGACTCCATCGGAACAACGCATTAAAGCTTCCAATATGTACAGGTTCATGGAGCGTGTCAACCGTCAGTATGGAATGGATTTTTCCGATTACGATGTTCTCTATCAGTGGTCCATAGAAAACCTGGAGGACTTTTGGGCGGAGTTGTGGGATTTTGTCGGCATCAAGGCCTCGCGAAGTTACGACCGGGTGATCGACGATCCGCAAAAAATGACGGGCGCACAATGGTTTTCAGGAAGCAGGCTCAATTTTGCCGAAAACCTGCTGCGCTTCAGGGATGAAGAGACGGCATTGATATTTCGGGGAGAGAACCGTGTCCGTCGATCCCTTACCTACCGCGAACTCTATGCGGCTGTGGCCGGGACTGCTGCTTCTCTCAAGGATATGGGCATTATCCCCGGGGACCGGGTGGTGGGCTTCATGCCCAATATGCCGGAATCGATTATCGCCATGCTTGCCGCCACCAGCCTTGGAGCGGTCTGGTCTTCCTGCTCTCCCGATTTCGGTGTCAAAGGTGTGCTCGACCGATTCGGCCAGACCAGCCCCAGAGTGCTCTTTACCGCCGATGGCTATTTTTTTAAGGGCAGGACAATTGACAGCCTGGCAAAGATCGCCGGCATTGCCGAGCAGATACCCTCACTGGAAAGAATAGTGGTGGTGCCCTATATTTCCAAGGAGCCCGATATCGAGAATCTGCCCAAGGCCGTGCATTTCACGGATTTCTGCGACCATGAAACGGAGCAGATCGACTTCGTCCAGCTGCCTTTCGACCATCCCCTCTACATCATGTATTCCTCGGGTACCACCGGCCCGCCCAAATGCATGGTACAGAGCAGCGGCGGTGTGCTCATCCACCAGTTGAAGGAATTGGTCCTGCATACCGATCTTAAACGGGAGGATACCATCTTCTACTACACGACCTGCGGCTGGATGATGTGGAACTGGTTGACCACCTCGCTTGCTGTCGGGGCAACGCTGGTTCTCTTCGACGGTAATCCCTTTCATCCGGAACCCGATGCCCTCTGGCGCATGGCTCAGGATGAGCAGATCACCATTTTCGGCACCAGTGCCGGTTATATAGCAGCCCTGAAAAACGCCGGCGTCAAGCCGGGCAGACAATTTGATCTGAGCCCACTCAAGGCCCTGCTCTCCACCGGCTCCCCCCTCTCCAAAGAGGATTTTCACTTCATCTACAGGGAAATAAAAGAGGATCTGCAGCTGGCCTCCATCTCCGGTGGCTCCGACCTTAACGGCTGTTTCGCTCTGGGCAATCCCATGGGCCCGGTCTATGAAGGCGAACTCCAGTGCCGTGGGCTGGGCATGAAGGTCTTTGCCTATGACGAGAGCGGCAACCCCGTGGTCGGCAAACAGGGGGAGCTGGTATGCACGGCCCCCTTCCCTTCGATGCCCATCTATTTCTGGGATGATGAAGACGGCAGTAAATACCGCTCCGCCTACTTTGAAGGCTTTCCCAACGCCTGGACCCATGGCGACTTCATCGAGGTGACGCCACGAGGCGGCCTGATCATGTACGGCAGATCCGATGCCACCCTCAACCCCGGCGGGGTAAGGATAGGTACGGCGGAGATTTACCGAATCATCGAACAGATTGAAGATATCGAGGACAGCGTCGTCGTCGGACAGAAATGGCAGAACGATGTCAGAGTTCTTCTCTTTGTCAAAATGAAAAACGGTTATGAGCTCTCCGATGACTTAATCAAGACCATCAGGGACTTGATCCGCTCCTTAGCCTCACCACGCCATGTTCCAGCAAAAATCATAGCAGCGCCTGATATCCCCTACACCCTTAATATGAAAAAAGTGGAGCTTGCCGTACAGAAAATGATCCACGGACGTGAAGTAAAAAACAAAGACGCCCTGAAAAATCCAGAAGCCCTCGATTTTTTCGGCAAAGTCAAGGAGCTGGAGTCATAA
- a CDS encoding thiolase domain-containing protein produces MITFSKQQLKIPKLQRPVYMVTAGQSKFDRAFPDKRTEELCIDAFTMAAAMLDISPAELKQYIHSCYYGHFADHFGDQLLGESVIHDRLGLDPLGNVGVKTGGATGGSTLWEGMKAVASGYSDCVLVMGWERMDEVPTDEGNFLISCAADKDWESPLGHIYTGYYAVMAQRYWQIFGKSEESFRRTLAEISVKHHGYARFNPFAQAPMKITVDDVLNSPVVAYPLRALDCCLMSVGAACTILCDEDTADKLTQNTRNKPLRVYVSAGSHTLRPADRLDMAIPLLPNETADQYKDLGERFPGGDRYPGFTGFLAARMAAYYAYGMAGITDPSEDLDLVELHDAFTISDVQTYEDVGIRPYGYGRDYVESGDCYHTNPHTGEPGKLPSNLSGGLIGCMHSVGATGIMQAFEVATHIWNRWEEYHGDENLWNKFNREKPADWTNLQVQGAKRGMAISHAGVGSHVTSTILMDPDHLIK; encoded by the coding sequence ATGATAACATTCAGCAAGCAACAGTTGAAAATTCCCAAGCTGCAGAGACCTGTATACATGGTGACGGCAGGACAGTCAAAGTTCGACCGGGCCTTTCCCGATAAACGCACCGAAGAGTTGTGTATCGACGCCTTTACCATGGCGGCGGCAATGCTGGACATCTCACCGGCTGAGCTGAAACAGTATATCCACAGCTGTTACTACGGTCACTTTGCCGACCATTTCGGCGACCAACTCCTGGGAGAATCTGTAATTCATGATCGATTGGGCCTGGATCCGCTCGGTAATGTCGGGGTAAAAACCGGCGGAGCCACGGGAGGCTCGACTCTCTGGGAGGGCATGAAAGCGGTGGCCTCCGGCTATTCGGACTGCGTTCTGGTCATGGGCTGGGAAAGAATGGACGAGGTCCCCACCGATGAAGGCAACTTTCTGATTTCCTGCGCCGCCGACAAAGACTGGGAGTCCCCATTAGGCCATATCTATACCGGATATTATGCGGTTATGGCCCAGCGCTACTGGCAGATTTTCGGAAAATCGGAAGAATCATTCAGAAGAACGCTGGCGGAGATCTCCGTGAAACACCACGGCTATGCGAGATTCAACCCCTTTGCCCAGGCGCCGATGAAAATAACCGTTGACGATGTCCTGAATTCGCCGGTTGTCGCCTACCCGCTGCGGGCCCTGGACTGCTGTTTGATGAGCGTTGGCGCGGCCTGCACTATTCTCTGCGATGAAGATACCGCGGACAAGCTTACCCAAAATACCAGGAATAAGCCGCTGCGTGTTTATGTTTCCGCAGGCTCGCATACCCTCCGCCCTGCCGACAGACTGGATATGGCCATCCCCCTGCTCCCCAACGAGACCGCGGATCAGTACAAAGATCTGGGCGAACGCTTTCCCGGTGGAGACAGATACCCCGGTTTTACCGGATTCCTGGCGGCAAGAATGGCTGCTTACTATGCTTACGGCATGGCCGGCATCACCGATCCGAGCGAAGATCTAGATCTGGTTGAGCTCCACGACGCCTTTACCATCAGCGATGTGCAGACCTATGAGGATGTAGGCATTCGCCCCTATGGCTACGGGCGTGATTATGTGGAATCGGGTGATTGCTACCACACCAATCCGCACACCGGAGAACCGGGAAAACTTCCCTCCAACCTCTCCGGCGGCCTGATCGGCTGTATGCACTCAGTGGGAGCCACCGGCATCATGCAGGCCTTCGAAGTGGCCACACATATCTGGAACAGGTGGGAAGAATACCACGGCGATGAAAATCTCTGGAACAAATTCAACCGGGAGAAGCCGGCGGACTGGACCAACCTCCAGGTCCAGGGTGCCAAAAGAGGAATGGCTATCAGCCATGCAGGTGTCGGTTCACACGTCACCTCCACCATTTTGATGGATCCCGATCATCTGATAAAATAA
- a CDS encoding VTC domain-containing protein — MAEHETKFVFPAVQSMPLINWLLSRCVEDGDYPRGVISSVYYDTLAWNFLAEKNNSDFLKTKFRLRWYQDTGYSSYSAMAYFEKKRKIGSSREKMRVEVPLDDAVKKARYLNDPYFIELPGKVYSQSLPPERSILPAFQISYVRHRFVEPLSGARLAVDSEIHVPRINPMMVKRNWKEPLNVGVFEFKSSSMDLPDRLHGITVFGCRKGSFSKYSNCFEHITGLTA, encoded by the coding sequence ATGGCCGAACACGAGACAAAATTTGTCTTTCCCGCAGTACAGTCAATGCCCCTGATCAACTGGTTGCTGAGCCGCTGTGTTGAAGATGGCGATTATCCCAGGGGGGTCATTTCCTCGGTGTATTATGATACACTGGCTTGGAATTTTCTCGCAGAGAAAAATAACAGCGATTTTCTCAAGACGAAGTTTCGTTTGCGCTGGTACCAGGATACCGGTTATTCAAGTTATTCCGCCATGGCCTATTTCGAAAAGAAACGGAAGATCGGCAGCTCGAGAGAAAAAATGAGGGTTGAAGTACCGCTTGACGATGCGGTCAAAAAGGCCAGGTATCTTAACGATCCTTATTTTATCGAATTACCCGGTAAGGTTTATTCTCAGTCGCTTCCTCCTGAACGCTCGATTCTTCCGGCTTTTCAGATAAGTTATGTGCGGCACCGCTTTGTGGAGCCTCTGTCTGGTGCCAGGCTTGCCGTGGATAGCGAAATCCACGTCCCGCGCATAAATCCGATGATGGTGAAACGGAACTGGAAGGAACCCTTAAATGTCGGAGTATTTGAATTTAAATCAAGCTCAATGGATTTACCGGATCGACTCCACGGCATCACAGTGTTTGGCTGCCGGAAGGGCTCATTTTCCAAATACAGCAACTGCTTCGAGCATATTACCGGCCTGACTGCTTAG
- a CDS encoding helix-turn-helix domain-containing protein has protein sequence MNIGTLIRKRRKEKKLTLKIVAEQASISEGFLSQVENDVNSPSVDTLIRICNALDVDAGNLLTQVSNKEKIILIRKADWDDIDLSHTGFVTRRFFSPDDRTVIDSSVLVIEPGKSIPVRKNIKNGQEVLCILKGSVELTLSDTTYQMVEGDSVHFWSNPEHQKITNNSVHKSFVLWVGTL, from the coding sequence ATGAATATAGGAACTTTGATCAGAAAACGCCGCAAGGAAAAAAAATTGACCCTCAAAATAGTGGCGGAACAGGCCTCGATTTCGGAAGGTTTTCTCAGTCAGGTGGAAAATGACGTCAATTCACCTTCTGTGGATACCCTTATCCGCATTTGCAATGCCCTCGATGTCGATGCGGGAAACCTTCTCACCCAGGTAAGCAATAAGGAAAAGATAATACTGATCAGGAAGGCGGACTGGGATGATATCGATCTTTCCCATACCGGCTTTGTGACCCGGCGCTTTTTCTCTCCGGATGATCGAACCGTCATAGACTCTTCCGTCCTGGTGATCGAGCCGGGCAAATCAATTCCGGTTCGCAAAAATATTAAAAACGGCCAGGAAGTTCTCTGCATTCTGAAAGGATCCGTGGAGCTTACGCTGAGTGATACAACCTACCAGATGGTCGAAGGTGATTCGGTTCATTTCTGGTCGAACCCGGAACATCAGAAAATAACCAACAACAGTGTCCACAAAAGTTTTGTGCTCTGGGTAGGAACCCTTTAA
- a CDS encoding Zn-ribbon domain-containing OB-fold protein: MSMFGQVYVKNNKYKPKGDFHHLTPNTPIRNADDDWKLLGITNPRDMTYMHSYGGEAIFFESLSQGKLMATRCDSAGCGQKGTIYMPFRIHCPDCLSKNTVIDLTDTAKKTAKIHTFMVCERSGAFNMLDKPIKFINIEFDGVATILMSYLSCGDPELGLKVVPIFKTSDPTFTILDLSWVVEGTGEEDLPQGFSF; this comes from the coding sequence ATGAGTATGTTCGGACAGGTTTACGTCAAAAACAATAAATATAAGCCCAAGGGCGATTTCCATCACCTCACCCCCAACACCCCTATCCGCAATGCCGATGACGACTGGAAGCTCCTCGGCATCACCAACCCACGAGACATGACCTACATGCATTCCTATGGCGGAGAGGCCATATTTTTCGAATCGCTCAGCCAGGGAAAACTGATGGCTACCCGCTGCGACAGCGCCGGCTGTGGACAGAAAGGCACCATTTACATGCCGTTTCGCATCCACTGCCCGGATTGCCTAAGTAAAAATACAGTCATCGATCTCACCGATACGGCAAAGAAAACCGCTAAAATCCATACCTTCATGGTCTGTGAACGCTCAGGCGCCTTCAACATGCTCGACAAGCCCATCAAGTTCATCAACATAGAATTTGACGGAGTGGCCACCATCCTGATGAGCTATCTCAGCTGCGGCGATCCCGAATTAGGCTTGAAAGTGGTCCCGATATTCAAGACGTCCGATCCGACATTCACCATCCTCGATCTTTCCTGGGTGGTAGAAGGGACCGGGGAAGAGGATCTTCCCCAGGGATTTAGTTTTTAA